From the genome of Desulfovibrio sp. JY:
CGCTGGCCATTTCGGGGTACAGGCTCGCCAGGTGGGGCTTGTGGTGGTAGGTGAGCCCTTCCTTGATGTTGGCCGGCAGCTTCCAGTGCCCGGCCAGCCAGGCGTTGATGCGGTCATGGCCGAAGCCCATCACCTCGCGTTCGGCCTCGAGGTAGTAGCAGTCGCGCTCGGCCACCACCCGCTCGATCTCGGGCTTGAGGTCCGGCAGCTGGACCGTGGCCACCACCTTGCCGAGGTCGTGCAGCAGCCCGGCCACGGAATACTCCTCCGCATCCTTGAAGCCGAGCATCCGCGCCGTGGTCCCGCAGGCCATGGCGCAGCCCAGGCTGTGCTCCCAGAGCCCGACCATGTTTTCGGTCATGACCTCGAAAACCGAGGTGGACACGATGATCGAGCGCAGGACGTTGAAGCCCAAAAGCACGAGGGCGTGGCCGATGGAGCTGATGCGGCCGGGAAAGCCGTAGACCGGCGAATTGACCATCTTGAGGACCTTGGCCGAAAGCACCTGATCCATGCTGATGAGCTTGGCCACCTGTTCGGTGGTGGAGTCCGGACGCTCGACGAGCTTGCTCACCTCTTCGAGCACCTTGGGCAGGGTGGGCAGGTCGCGCACGGCCAGGATGCGGTCCTTGCGCTCGGTGCGCAGGTCCTCGCTCATTTCGCGGCCCTCTTGCCCTTGGCCGCCGGGGCGGACGCTTCAGCCGGCGGCTGGTCGGGCGCGGGGGCTGCCGTTGCGGCTTCCTTGGCCGCCTTGGCCGCCGCGGCCGCCGCAATCATGGCCGCGCTGGAGGCCGCCTTCATGTGGAAATAGTTGTCCAAAAGCCGCCGGATCTGCCCCATCCACTTGTCGTCGGGATATTTGCGGAACAAAAAGGGGATGCGCTCGATGCGCTTGTCGAACGACGACGCGCCGCCCGGTCCGTCGAGACTGATCGGTTCGCCCTCGACCACCAGATGGTCCACGCCCATGGACTCGAAACGGGAAAGCAGGCTTTCGGAAATTTCGGAGCCGGCGGCGGCCACGGCGATGCCGTCGGCCCTGGCCACGGGCTTGGCCAGAATCATACCCGGCCGCGCCAGGTTGAGCGGGATTTTCTGCATGGATCGCGTTACCCTTCCACTTCCCGGGTGTAGTACATGCCCGGCCATTTCCGCACAAGGCCCTTCATCTCCAACAGCACCAGGGCCTGGCTCAGCGGGCCGGAAGCGGTCTCGAGCGTCCGGGCCAGGGCGTCGATGTGGCGCTTGCTGCCGTCGGCCAAGAGCTTCACAATCCCGGCCTCGAGCGGCGGAAGGTCCGGCGGCGAAGCGGTCGGGGCAACGGGCGATTCGGGCGGCGTGGGCGAAGCGGGCTTGGATTTCGGGGCGGCGGGCGGCGCGGGACGCGGCGCGGACTGGCGTTTCGAAACGGCGGGTGGCGCGGGACGCGGCGGCGCGGGGCGCGGCCTGTCCACGAAGGCGGCCAGCTCCCGGGCCAGGGCGGTCACGATGTCCTCGGCCGTCTGCACGAGTCTGGCTCCCTGGCCGATCAGCGCGTGGCAGCCGGCATAGGTGGGCAGGTTGACCGGCCCGGGCAGGGCGAAGACCTCGCGTCCCTGGTCCAGGGCCAGCCGGGCGGTGATGAGGCTGCCCGAGCGGGCCGCCGCCTCCACCACCATGACCCCGAGAGACAGCCCGGCGATGATGCGGTTGCGGATGGGAAAATTCTGGGACTGGGGCGGCGTGCCCGGGGGAAATTCGCTGATGATGGCGCCATCGGCCGCAAGCGCGCGCCAGACGTCGAGGTTGGCGTCGGGATAGACCAGGTCGAGCCCGGTGCCGCACACGGCAATGGAGCGCCCGGGCCCGGTCAGCCCGCCGAGGTGGGCCTGGCGGTCGATGCCATAGGCCAGCCCGGACACCACGGTGATGCCGCTGGCGGCAAGCCCGGCGGCGATTTCATGGGCGGCGGCGAAGCCGTAGCGCGAACACTGTCTGGCCCCGACCATGGCCACGCAGGGACCGGAGAGCAGCCGCGCCTCGCCGACGACGTAGAGGACCACGGGCGGATCGGGCAAATCGCGCAGCCGGGCCGGGTAGGCCGGATGGAAATAGGGCAGGGGCAAAAGGCCCTTGGCGGCGGCGGCTTCGATCTCCCGCTGCGCAGCGGCGGTGGAGACGCCCCGGGCCAGACCCGCCGCGACCGCGTCGTCGCAAAGCCCCTGGGGACCGAAGCTGCGCACGTCGGCCAGCGCGGCGGCGGCGGAATCGTAGCGGTCGAAAATGCGTTTCCAGGTCCGGGGGCCGATGCCGGGGGCATGGCGCAGGCGCAGGCAAGCCCCGAGTTCGGTCAAAAACGCGTCATCGCCCGTCCAGGCGGTATCGGGCGCGACCGGCTCGTTGGTCATTTGGGCAGGGATTGGAGTTTCTGGCGAACAAGACCGGCCAGTTCCGCTTTGGGGTAATCCTTGAGATACCGTTCGTAGGAAGCCCTGGCGGCGGCCGTATCCCCGGCCTTCTCCTGGGCCATGGCCATCTTGTACAGAGCATCGGCGGCCTTGCCGTGCCCGGGCCAGCCCTTGGCCACCTTCTCGAAGTCGTCGATGGCGGTCTTGTAGTCGCCGGAGGAAAAAGCCCCCTCCCCCACCCAGTAGAGGGCATTGGGGGCCAGCGGGCTGTTGGGATTGGCGGCCAGAAACTGTTCGAAGGCGGTCTTGGCCGCTTTGGCGTTGCCGTTTATGGCCAGCTGCAAGGCCCTGTTGTAGGCGTCCTTTTCGGCCGGGGAAGCGGTTTCGGCATACCCGCCCGGGCCTGAGCCGCCGACGGTCGGGGCCGGCTTGGGGGACGGCTCGGGGGCCGTTGCGGCAGGCGTGGCCGCAGGCGAGACCGGCGGAGCGGCAGGCTCCGTGGGAGCGGGCGCTGCCGTGGCGGTGGCCGGCGGACCGGCCGCCGCGCCTGCCGGTCCGGCGACAGGCGGCGTCTGGGGCGGTTGCGCGATCGTCGCGGCCGGCTTTTTCTCCGCTGCCGTTACTGGCAACGGCGGGGTGGCGGGAGGCGTGGCCGCCGTGGCGACCTTGTCGGCGGCAATGGCGGCTTCGGGCGTGGTCGGCGCTTCGGCCGGTCCCACCCGGCCATAGCCGTGACGCCCCTTGGGCGCGTTCACCCGGGGCGAAGGCTGGGACCTGGCCGGCGGCACATTGCCGAGCGGCGGCATGGGGATGCCCTCCCCGGCCAGGGGCTGGGTGCGCTCCGGCTTCGCCGGCTGGCCCGGGGGGGGCGGCGCGGAAACTTCCGGCGTTTGCCCGGGCTGGGGAGACGCTGGTGGAGACGCGGGCGCGCCTGCGGGCGAAGCCCCGGGATTGACGAACCCCATGCCCAGGGCGCTGCCCTGGGGCACGGCCACCTCCGGGGTCTTCACGCCCTGGGCGTGGAGCGCGGCCTGGATTTCACCGACCCGTTTGGCCAGGATGGCCAACTGACCGTCATTGTGGGTCTGGCGCTTTTCCAAATCCTTGAGCGTCGCCTCAGCTTTCTCCAGGGACGACTCCACCGCCTTGAGACGAAAATCATCGCTCCCTTTGCCCACGCGCAACGTATTGCCCGGCCCGCATGCAGCAAGCAGGCAGGAGACACAGATGGCCGTAGCCGCCGTAACAAGACGTTTTCCGCTCATGTCGCAATGCAGGGATAAAGAGTTGGCAACCCATTCAAGTTCCGCCAGAAACTACGTCAGGGGGGCGCGTTGCGCAAGCCGATTTTGCGACGCGGTCTTCACTGTGCGTCTGTTTGTTGCATCCGACAGGAATTTAGGGCAAAAGCCGACGGCAAGGCGTGGCGTTTCACGGCGTCATGCCTGCTTTGCGCCATCCCCGCGCCAACCCCGACTCCACAAAGGAGAACGCTCCTCATGACCGAGGCCATCCCCATCGCAATCTTCTGGGCGGTCATGTTCCTTTTGGCCTTGCATCTGGGACTGGCCCTGGCCGCCGCCTCGGTGCCGGCCATCACCTCCCTGACGGGCCTGCACAAAACCAAGCGGCTGAAAATATTCATCGATAAATTCGGCCAACAGGCTTCCACCTTTGCCCTGCTCGGCGGATTGTGGGTCTTCGTGATCGTTTGCGCGGCCCTGGCGGCGCTGTGGTTCCTCTTGCCCGAAAAGGCCCCCTACGTCTGCGGCATCCCCCTGCCCCTGGCCGCCGTGGCCGGCCCCATTCTCCTTGGCGCGGCCGTCTTTCTCGCCTACCGGGGCCTTTGGCAGCGCCTCAAGACAAATAAATCCCTGCACGCGGTCATCGGGCTTTCGGCCACGGTGCTGCTCTGGGTCGCCTTTTACACCGGCCTGGCCAGCCTGCGCCCCCTAAGCCTCGCCCTTCCCGCCCCGACCGGCCCCGAATTCCTGTTGCCGCCGGCCGGTTCCCTGTTCTGGCGGCTGCTCGTGCTCGGCATCGCCTTGTCCGTGGCCCTGGCCGGCATCTTCACCGGAGCCTGGCTGGTCTGGCGGCGCAACAAGGACGATTTCGGCCGCGACTACTACAACTTCACCCTGCGCCTGACGGCTCGGATCGGCTTTTTGGGCCAGATCGCCGCCCTGGCCGCCATGGCCTGGCTGGTGCTCGGCTTCGTGCCCCTGGTCGGCGAAATTTCCAACCGCCTGACCATCGCCGTGGCCCTCTACGGCACCGGCACGCTTTTCACCCTCGTCTGCCTCGGCGTGGTCATGCCCCAGGAAAACGCCCTGCGCCATAAACTCATGCTGGCCGTGGCCTTCCTGACCACCCTTGCGGCCCTCACCGGCCTTTTCGCCGGCCTGACGACGATCTTTTTCCCGGCCGTTTTCACGGCCCCGGTGCCGCTTCCGTGAACTTCGCGTGACGCCTCCGTTCGCCCAAGCGTCACATCCGTGGGCTATTCCTTGCCAAAAAGTAAGGAGCATCCCATGCCCGCACGTCCCCTCGCCATCGCCCTGGCCGCGATCCTGACCGCCACCAGCGCCCTGGCCGCCCAGGCCCCGACCGTGCAGAAATACACGGTCGAGGCCCCCCAATCGACCAATATCCCGGCCCCGGCCAGCCTGGCCAAGGCCTTCCCGAACGGCTTTCCCCTGGGGCTCGGCTCCGGCGTGGTCTTCGCCGGCAAGGACGCCGACGGCTCCATCGTGCTCTACGCCGTGGGCGATCGCGGCCCCAACGCCGACGCGCCCGACTACGTTCCCACCCCCGGGGCCAAGCCCGAACCGGCGAAAATCTTTCCCGCCCCGGGTTACACCCCGTCCCTGGCCAAGCTGCGCGTCAAGGACGGCAAGGTGGAAGTCCTCGCCATCACGCCGCTTTTGACCGCCGACGGCAAGCCCATCTCCGGCCGCCCCCTGCCCAAAGGCAGCGTGGGCAGCACCGGCGAAACGCCGCTGGCCGCCGACCTGTCCGTGCTGCCCACGGACACCAACGGCCTGGATACCGAAGGCATCGCCATGGCCCCGGACGGCAGCCTGTGGCTGTGCGACGAATACGGCCCGTTTCTGGTCCACGTCGATGCCGCCACCGGGAAAATCATCAAGAAATACGGCCCCGGCCAGGGACTGCCCGAAATCGTGGCCAAGCGGCAGCCCAACCGCGGCTTCGAAGGCGTGGCCGTGACCAAGGACGGCAAGGTCTTCGCCGCCGTGCAGTCGATCCTCGACGTGGACGGCAAGGTCAAAGCCTCCAAAGCCCCCTTCATCCGCATCGTGGAGCTCGACCCGGCAACCGGCAAGACCCGCATGTTCGGCTATCCCCTGGACAGCGAAGCCTACAAGAAAAACGCCGACGCCAAGCTCGGCGACCTGACCGCCATTTCGCCGACCAAACTCCTCACCGTGGAACAAGGCAAAGGCGTGGATAAAAAGATGCGCAACATCGTCTACGCCATCGACCTGTCCCAGGCCACGGACCTGACCGGCAAAACCGCCCCCGACGGCAAGCCCCTCGAGACCGTCTCCGACCCGGCCGCGCTGGAAAAACTCGGCGTCAAACTGGCCCAAAAAACCAAAGTGGCCGACCTGCGCGCCCTGGGCTGGAACGCCGAAAAAGCCGAAGGCCTGTCCATCGCCCCGGATCACAAGACCCTTATCCTCACCTCGGACAACGACTTCGGCATGACCATCAAGCCGAATAACCCGGTCGCCGACAAGGACGGCAAGCCCGTCAAAAAGCCCGGCGACTACCAGCTCGCCCCCGGCGGGCAACTGTCCCACGACGGCCAACCCGTCCCCACCACCTTCGTCATCACCCCCACCACCGAAAAAACCGACCTCTGGGTCCTCACCCTGCCCGAGGCGGTGCGGTAAACGGGGAAGAGGCGGGGAGGCGAGCAAGCGGGGGCTCCGCCCCCGCCCCCCCGCCGGGAGGCCATGGGCCCCCCGGGCCCCCCATCCGGTGTGCTTTGGCCGGGCGGGAGGCCGGGTTGGCTGGCGGAAAGGCGGAGAGCGGAGAGTGGAGAAGATGCAGGCGGAATTTGTCGGGACGGTGCATGTCGCTTCGCGACAAGCTCGTCCCAAGCAAATTCCGCCTGCACCACGCCGGTCGCCCCTGCGGGGCGACATTCGGAGAACATCTCTTCTTAATTCTCTTAAAATGCGGCGCTTCGCCGCTGGCGCGGTTGTTGCCGCAATCGTGTCCGGCGTCGAGGCGCAACGCGCCTCGTGCCGCCGGGCCGATTGCGGCAACAAAACAGAGGACGTCCCCCCCTGCCGCCCAACCCCATGGCCTCCCACCATCCCAACCCGGAAAAGGGAGGTCCGGAGGGCATAAGCCCTCCGGCGGGGTCCAGGGGCAGAGCCCCTGGCCGCCGGAGGCACCCCTTCCTCCCCTCCTCCCATTCCCTCGCCTATTTCGACGTCATCACCAACACGCCGTTCCATTCCCCCGCCGGCGGCTCAGCCAGCAACTTCTCGCAGCGCTTGACGTACGAAGCGGCGGCGGGGTCGGTGCCGGCCAAGGCGGTAAAGCCGGCCAGGGCGGCCTGAAAATCGCCGGAGATGAAGGCGTCCAGGGCGTTGGCGTAGGCATCGTGAGTGGCGGTGAGGGCTGCGGCGGCGGCGGGCCAAAGGGGTTCGTGGACGTCCACGGGTTCGGCCCGGCCGACCACGGCCACGCGGCCGAGGCGGCGGCTGGCAAAGGCGTCGCCGGCGGCGTCGCGGGTGGCGCTGGAGATCATGGTATAGGTGCCGAATTGCTTGTTGATGCCTTCGAGGCGCGAGGCGAGGTTCACGGCGTCGCCGAGCATGGTGTAGTCGAAGCGGGAATCCGAGCCCATGTTGCCGACGACGGCCGGGCCGGTATTGAGGCCGACGCGCATGTGCAGATCGTGGCCGGAGCGTTCGCGGAAGGCGGGGCGCAGTTCGGTCAGTTTGTCCTGGCAGCGCAGGGCCGCACGCACGGCCCGGGCGGCGTGGTCCGGCTGGTCGAGGGGCGCGTTCCAGAAAGCGATGATGGCGTCGCCTTCGTATTTGTCCACGGTGCCGCCTTCCTCCAGGATGATGTCGGTCATGGCGGTGAGGTATTTGTTCAAAAGCGCGGTCAATTCCTGGGGCGTCATGCCTTCGGAGATGCCGGTGAAGCCCTGGAGGTCGGAGAAGAAGATGGTCAGTTCGCGCAGTTCGCCGCCGAGGCTCATGCGCTCGGGGTGGGCAATGAGCGCCTCGATGACGTCGGGGCTCAGGTATTGGCGGAAAGCGGATTTGATGAAGCGTTTCTGGCGGCCCTCGGTGGCGTAGCCGATGAGCACGGCGGTAACGAGGGAGCCGGCCACGGCCAGTTGCGGCAGGGCCAGGGGCAGCCAGCTTCCCAGGGCGTAGGCGGCCAGGGCGATGAGGATCGGCAGGGGCAGGAAGAGGATGATGACGCCCGCGCCGGCCATGGCCCCGGTGGTCAGGGTCACGGCCAGCCCGGCGGCCACGGCAAGGGCCCCGGCCAGCCACCAGCCGGCCCAGTGGGGGATGACGTGCAGGAAATCGCCGGTCAGCAGACTTTGCAAGGTCTGGGCATGAATTTCCACGCCCGAGGTGACGCCGGCCACGGGCGAGGGACGCAGATCGAGCAGTCCCGGGGCGGAAAAGCCGAAGAGCACGTAGCGGCCCTTGAACATGTTCGGATCGAGGTCGGGCTTGCCGCCTTCGAGCAAGGTCAGCTCACTGCGGATGACCGCCGCCGCGGACACGGCCGGGAAATCCGACGAGCGCCGCCAGCGGGGGATGGCCCGGCCGGCGTCGTCGAGGGGCACGGTGACCGGCCCCAGGCGCAGGGAATGGCCGGCGATGGCGGCGTCGAGGTTGGGCTCGGCCAGCATGCGGGCGGCAAGGGGCAGCGACGGCACGGCCTTGCCGTCGAAGAGGCCGAAGAGGTTCACCCGGCGGTAGATGCCGTCGAATTCCGGGTCCTGGCTGACGTTGCCGAGGATTTTCGCCCCGGCCGCCACTTCGGGCACGGGAAAGGCGGCCTTGGGATAGATCGGGGCTTCGCTTGGCGGCACCTTGGCCAGCCAGGATTTGAGGCCCTTGATGACCAGGGGATCGGGCGGCACGTCGGCCGGCCAGACGTTCGTCTTGCCTGACTCGCGCCCCAGAAAGACCGGCAGCACGAAGTTGCCCAGCCGCTTGCCAGCCGCCGCGAAGGCCGTGTCGTCGGCCACGCCGTAGGTCGAGGGCTCGGTGTAGAGCACGTCGAAGGCCACGGCCTTGGCTCCGCCGCGCCGGCAGAAATCCAGAATCGCGCCGTAGACCTCGCGCGGCCAGGGCCAGGACAGGCCGTTTTCCTTGGCTGCCCAGTCGAGGCTGGCCTGATCCAGGAGAATCAGCCGCACCGCGTCCGAACCGCCGTCCCGGGGCGTGAGCAACCGGGCCCGCCAGTCGAAGGTGCGCGCCTCGAACGAGGTCACGATGCCGGTCAGGGACAGCAGCCAGGCCGCCGTGAGCCCGACCACCCCGGCCATGACGCCGAAAAGGATGCGCTTGCGAAAGGCGGCCGCGCCGCCGGAACCGCCCTCTTTCGCGGGGGAAACCGTCTGTTGCACGCCTGTGTTCCTTTTCAAAGGAGCCCTTGCAGGTGTTCCCGGATGTACTCCGGGGTATAGTTGCCGTCCGGCTTGGCTTTGATGCGCACCATGGGCAGGTCGAGGGTCCGGATCACTTCGTCCTTGAACCGGTCCCTGAGCGGCTGCCCATCGTGGGAGCTGTCGTCGAGTTCGATGATGCAGGCGACATAGTGGCCGGGACGGGTGATGATCACAAAATCCAGGTGCATCTTGGACACGCGGTTGAAGGCCGCGTAATACGCGCCTCTGTCGGTATATTTCAAATTCTTTTCGTCGTTGTCGATGCGCAGCACATCGGCCAGTCGCACCATGGACAGGATATGGTAGCGCCTGTCCACGACCTGTTCAAGTTGCTCGAAAAACTTGCTTTCGTTCTGCGTGAAGACTTTTTTCCTTTTGAAAATGCTGAAATCGAAATCCAGGGAATAATAGTCTTTCTTCGCCCTACCCTTGCGCCACCAGAGTATCCTGGCAACGATATAGGCCACAAGAATCAAGCCAAAGACAATGCCGACTGTTTTGAACTCCACGAATCAATGCTCCGCCACGCTCGGCGCGCGACTCACCCGTAGTCTTCTTCCATGCGGCGCTTCGCCGCTGGCGCGGTTGTCGCCGCAATCGCGTCCGGCGTCGGGAAGCGCAGCTTCTCGTGCCGCCGGGCCGATTGCGGCGACAAGATCAACCCAACCCGCACCGTTTCCCCGCCCCTCCACCCACCATCCCAACCCGGTAACGGGAGGTCCGGAGGGCATAAGCCCTCCGGCGGAGAGGTCCCGGAGAGGCAGAGCCTCTCCGGGCGGGGTCCAGGGGCAGCGCCCCGGCATATCCAGGGGCAGCGCCCCGGCCGGTCCTTAGATATTCCCCAACGCCGCCTTGAACCGGGCCACGCGCGCCGGGGGCTCGTTGATCTCGGCCACCCGGGCCAGATTGGCCAGCTCGTGGATGCGATCGGACGGCGCGGGGTGCGTCTTGGCGAAGTCCGCGCCGCCGGGGGTGAGGCGCTTTTGCATCGCTTCCAGCATGTCCGGCAACCCGGAGGGGTTGTAGCCGGTGCGGACGAGGATGGTGACGGCGGCCTTGTCGGCTTCGTATTCCAGGGTGCGGGAGTAGCCGTTGTTGACCATGGTGGTCATGATGTCGCCGATGGAGTCCGCGAAGATGTTGGTCAGGCGGGCCACGTCCGCGCCGCCGGCCTGCTTGAGGGCCTCGCCGCCGATGATGGCCAAGGCCTCGGTGGTGCGGGCGCGCTTGATGGCGCGCAGGGCGTCCTTGTGCTCCACGTGGGCGACCTCGTGGGCCAGTACGGCGGCCAGGGCGTTTTCGCCGGAACAGCAGCGCAGCATGCCGCGCGTGATGAAGACGAGTCCGCCCGGCGCGGCAAAGGCGTTGATCTCGGTGGAGTCGATGATGAGGAAGTGGTAGCCGCCGTAGGTCTGGGGCATGTCGGAGAACATGGCCAGGGACTGTCCCACTTCGTTGACGTAGGCATTGGCCTTGGCGTCGCGGTAGGGATGGTATTTGGTCAGAAGCGACGCGCCGACAGCCCGGCCGATGTAGTATTCCTGCTCGGGTGTGAAGTCCTCGGCGGCGTGGGCCACGGCCTTGACGCTTTTGACGGCCGAGGCGGCATAGTCGCCGACCGGCGCGCCGCCGACGCTCGCGCCGAAGGAATCGAGGACCCGGGAAAGTCCTTCGGGGTTGTTGCAGCCGTAGAGCGCGAAGCCGAACACGAGCAGCCCGGCCAGGGAAAGAAGGATACGCGACCTCATTTCGCGCCTCCCTGGGGATGCACGCCGCCCTGGCTCAAAAAGGCCAGGAGTTGTCCCGGGTTGTAGCTGATGCGCTCCATGGCGTTGATGGCCGCGTAGTCGCCGCCGTGGCTGCGGCGATAATCCGCCTCGACCTGGGCGGAAAAGCCCTTGCCGGCCAGGGCCATTTCCTTGCCGGAAACGCTGCCCGTGCCGCCCGCCCCGCCCGAGGACATGGCCAGTTTCTCGGTGGTCAGGGCCGTGCGGTGCATCCAGCCCGAAACGCCGCCGGGCAGGGTGACCTTGGCCCAGTCGCCCTGCTCGGTGCTCACGTTCACGCTCTGGCCATAACTAGCCTTGCCCACGATTTTGCCAAGGAATGAAGGCGACTGGCGCACTTGCCCGTCGCGCACGGACACACTCATGACCTTGGCCGCCAAAGCGATGGCCCCGCTCAGGCACACGGCCAGGGCCAGGGCCAGCGTCAGTTTCCGGTATCGCACGAAGGACTCCTTCACATGGCGCGCGGCGCGCCGGACTTGTGCCCCAGAAAGGCGGCGTTGCTGGATAGACTGCCGATATATCGACAAAATATCGTTTTACCGTTCCACCGTCACATGGGCCAGTTTCTCGAAATAGCGAATCATGCCGCCGTGATCGTCCTCGCCACAGCCATCGGCCAGCATGGCCTGCATGACTTCCATGACCGAGGCGGTAAACGGCAGGGGCACATGCAATTCGTTTGCCGTGCGCAACACGTTGGCCAGATCCTTGACGTGGAGCTTGAGGCGAAAGCCCGGCTCGAACTTGCGGTCCATGACCAGCGGCGCCTTGGCGTCGAGCACCGTGCTGCCGGCAAGGCCTCCGCGAATGGCCTGATAGACAAGCTCCGGCTCCACCCCGGCCTTGGCCGCCAGGACAAACGCCTCGGACATGGCCGCAATGTTGAGCGCCACCACGACCTGGTTGGCCAGCTTGGCCACGTTGCCGGCCCCGACCTCGCCCACGCGGGTCACCGAGGCGGCCATGGCGAGCAGCACCGGTTTGACGGCTTCGAAATCGGCCGCGTCGCCGCCGGCCATGACCGTGAGCGTCCCGTCCACGGCCTTGGGTTCGCCGCCGCTGACCGGCGCGTCCAGAAACCGCACGCCCTTTTCGGCCAGGGCGGCCCCGATCTCCCGGCTGGCCA
Proteins encoded in this window:
- a CDS encoding esterase-like activity of phytase family protein, producing the protein MPARPLAIALAAILTATSALAAQAPTVQKYTVEAPQSTNIPAPASLAKAFPNGFPLGLGSGVVFAGKDADGSIVLYAVGDRGPNADAPDYVPTPGAKPEPAKIFPAPGYTPSLAKLRVKDGKVEVLAITPLLTADGKPISGRPLPKGSVGSTGETPLAADLSVLPTDTNGLDTEGIAMAPDGSLWLCDEYGPFLVHVDAATGKIIKKYGPGQGLPEIVAKRQPNRGFEGVAVTKDGKVFAAVQSILDVDGKVKASKAPFIRIVELDPATGKTRMFGYPLDSEAYKKNADAKLGDLTAISPTKLLTVEQGKGVDKKMRNIVYAIDLSQATDLTGKTAPDGKPLETVSDPAALEKLGVKLAQKTKVADLRALGWNAEKAEGLSIAPDHKTLILTSDNDFGMTIKPNNPVADKDGKPVKKPGDYQLAPGGQLSHDGQPVPTTFVITPTTEKTDLWVLTLPEAVR
- a CDS encoding DUF2726 domain-containing protein, whose protein sequence is MEFKTVGIVFGLILVAYIVARILWWRKGRAKKDYYSLDFDFSIFKRKKVFTQNESKFFEQLEQVVDRRYHILSMVRLADVLRIDNDEKNLKYTDRGAYYAAFNRVSKMHLDFVIITRPGHYVACIIELDDSSHDGQPLRDRFKDEVIRTLDLPMVRIKAKPDGNYTPEYIREHLQGLL
- a CDS encoding M48 family metallopeptidase, coding for MRSRILLSLAGLLVFGFALYGCNNPEGLSRVLDSFGASVGGAPVGDYAASAVKSVKAVAHAAEDFTPEQEYYIGRAVGASLLTKYHPYRDAKANAYVNEVGQSLAMFSDMPQTYGGYHFLIIDSTEINAFAAPGGLVFITRGMLRCCSGENALAAVLAHEVAHVEHKDALRAIKRARTTEALAIIGGEALKQAGGADVARLTNIFADSIGDIMTTMVNNGYSRTLEYEADKAAVTILVRTGYNPSGLPDMLEAMQKRLTPGGADFAKTHPAPSDRIHELANLARVAEINEPPARVARFKAALGNI
- the garR gene encoding 2-hydroxy-3-oxopropionate reductase; this translates as MKKIGFIGLGIMGKPMCRNLLRAGYELTVFSRTVKNVEAVTAHGATSAPSPAEVARASELVITMVPDSPEVRAVVLGEGGVIEGARPGLYVVDMSSIAPLASREIGAALAEKGVRFLDAPVSGGEPKAVDGTLTVMAGGDAADFEAVKPVLLAMAASVTRVGEVGAGNVAKLANQVVVALNIAAMSEAFVLAAKAGVEPELVYQAIRGGLAGSTVLDAKAPLVMDRKFEPGFRLKLHVKDLANVLRTANELHVPLPFTASVMEVMQAMLADGCGEDDHGGMIRYFEKLAHVTVER
- the ybgF gene encoding tol-pal system protein YbgF, producing MSGKRLVTAATAICVSCLLAACGPGNTLRVGKGSDDFRLKAVESSLEKAEATLKDLEKRQTHNDGQLAILAKRVGEIQAALHAQGVKTPEVAVPQGSALGMGFVNPGASPAGAPASPPASPQPGQTPEVSAPPPPGQPAKPERTQPLAGEGIPMPPLGNVPPARSQPSPRVNAPKGRHGYGRVGPAEAPTTPEAAIAADKVATAATPPATPPLPVTAAEKKPAATIAQPPQTPPVAGPAGAAAGPPATATAAPAPTEPAAPPVSPAATPAATAPEPSPKPAPTVGGSGPGGYAETASPAEKDAYNRALQLAINGNAKAAKTAFEQFLAANPNSPLAPNALYWVGEGAFSSGDYKTAIDDFEKVAKGWPGHGKAADALYKMAMAQEKAGDTAAARASYERYLKDYPKAELAGLVRQKLQSLPK
- the dprA gene encoding DNA-processing protein DprA; translation: MTNEPVAPDTAWTGDDAFLTELGACLRLRHAPGIGPRTWKRIFDRYDSAAAALADVRSFGPQGLCDDAVAAGLARGVSTAAAQREIEAAAAKGLLPLPYFHPAYPARLRDLPDPPVVLYVVGEARLLSGPCVAMVGARQCSRYGFAAAHEIAAGLAASGITVVSGLAYGIDRQAHLGGLTGPGRSIAVCGTGLDLVYPDANLDVWRALAADGAIISEFPPGTPPQSQNFPIRNRIIAGLSLGVMVVEAAARSGSLITARLALDQGREVFALPGPVNLPTYAGCHALIGQGARLVQTAEDIVTALARELAAFVDRPRPAPPRPAPPAVSKRQSAPRPAPPAAPKSKPASPTPPESPVAPTASPPDLPPLEAGIVKLLADGSKRHIDALARTLETASGPLSQALVLLEMKGLVRKWPGMYYTREVEG
- a CDS encoding SH3 domain-containing protein — protein: MRYRKLTLALALAVCLSGAIALAAKVMSVSVRDGQVRQSPSFLGKIVGKASYGQSVNVSTEQGDWAKVTLPGGVSGWMHRTALTTEKLAMSSGGAGGTGSVSGKEMALAGKGFSAQVEADYRRSHGGDYAAINAMERISYNPGQLLAFLSQGGVHPQGGAK
- a CDS encoding HDOD domain-containing protein produces the protein MSEDLRTERKDRILAVRDLPTLPKVLEEVSKLVERPDSTTEQVAKLISMDQVLSAKVLKMVNSPVYGFPGRISSIGHALVLLGFNVLRSIIVSTSVFEVMTENMVGLWEHSLGCAMACGTTARMLGFKDAEEYSVAGLLHDLGKVVATVQLPDLKPEIERVVAERDCYYLEAEREVMGFGHDRINAWLAGHWKLPANIKEGLTYHHKPHLASLYPEMASVVHLGDFMVRVFEYGFSGDVGATYLQPEALKILKLKPAHVEKLLDHLCEQFVEIADLSFT
- a CDS encoding adenylate/guanylate cyclase domain-containing protein; its protein translation is MQQTVSPAKEGGSGGAAAFRKRILFGVMAGVVGLTAAWLLSLTGIVTSFEARTFDWRARLLTPRDGGSDAVRLILLDQASLDWAAKENGLSWPWPREVYGAILDFCRRGGAKAVAFDVLYTEPSTYGVADDTAFAAAGKRLGNFVLPVFLGRESGKTNVWPADVPPDPLVIKGLKSWLAKVPPSEAPIYPKAAFPVPEVAAGAKILGNVSQDPEFDGIYRRVNLFGLFDGKAVPSLPLAARMLAEPNLDAAIAGHSLRLGPVTVPLDDAGRAIPRWRRSSDFPAVSAAAVIRSELTLLEGGKPDLDPNMFKGRYVLFGFSAPGLLDLRPSPVAGVTSGVEIHAQTLQSLLTGDFLHVIPHWAGWWLAGALAVAAGLAVTLTTGAMAGAGVIILFLPLPILIALAAYALGSWLPLALPQLAVAGSLVTAVLIGYATEGRQKRFIKSAFRQYLSPDVIEALIAHPERMSLGGELRELTIFFSDLQGFTGISEGMTPQELTALLNKYLTAMTDIILEEGGTVDKYEGDAIIAFWNAPLDQPDHAARAVRAALRCQDKLTELRPAFRERSGHDLHMRVGLNTGPAVVGNMGSDSRFDYTMLGDAVNLASRLEGINKQFGTYTMISSATRDAAGDAFASRRLGRVAVVGRAEPVDVHEPLWPAAAAALTATHDAYANALDAFISGDFQAALAGFTALAGTDPAAASYVKRCEKLLAEPPAGEWNGVLVMTSK